The Thermincola ferriacetica genome has a window encoding:
- the flgF gene encoding flagellar basal-body rod protein FlgF produces the protein MIRGLYTSAAGMLAESARNDVAANNLANVNTTGYKKDTAVFKSFPEMLIQRMEKPDNPAQLKPEKVGWLGTGVIVDEVITIHTQGQLKETTNPLDMAISGDGYFVIQTPAGERYTRNGAFTLDSEGYLVTSEGNYVLGQRGRIRIGNNDIVVDKQGNISANGQVIDTLRIVSFNDPNRLVKQGDSLFAGGQPVAGFNGQIMQKALETSNVNPVQEMVDLITIMRAYEANQKMIQAHDQTLGQAINDVARFK, from the coding sequence ATGATCAGGGGTCTCTACACGTCGGCTGCCGGTATGCTGGCGGAATCAGCCAGAAACGATGTGGCGGCTAATAACCTGGCTAATGTAAATACTACCGGTTACAAAAAGGATACTGCGGTGTTTAAGTCATTTCCTGAAATGTTGATTCAGCGCATGGAAAAACCGGACAATCCGGCGCAGTTAAAGCCTGAAAAAGTTGGGTGGTTGGGGACGGGAGTCATTGTTGATGAAGTTATCACCATACATACCCAGGGACAACTGAAAGAGACTACCAACCCACTGGATATGGCTATTAGCGGGGATGGATACTTTGTGATACAAACACCCGCCGGAGAACGCTACACCAGAAACGGCGCTTTCACTCTGGACAGCGAAGGGTACCTTGTTACCTCCGAGGGCAATTATGTCTTGGGCCAAAGGGGCCGCATCCGTATAGGAAATAATGATATAGTGGTGGACAAGCAGGGCAACATTTCGGCCAATGGACAGGTAATTGACACTTTACGAATTGTTTCCTTTAATGACCCCAACCGGTTGGTGAAACAGGGTGACAGCCTTTTTGCGGGTGGACAACCTGTGGCCGGTTTTAACGGTCAGATCATGCAAAAGGCATTGGAAACCTCCAATGTGAATCCCGTGCAAGAAATGGTTGACCTGATTACAATTATGCGTGCTTACGAGGCCAACCAAAAGATGATTCAGGCCCACGACCAGACCCTGGGCCAGGCAATCAACGACGTTGCCAGGTTTAAGTAG
- the atpG gene encoding ATP synthase F1 subunit gamma, protein MASARDIRRRIKSVKSTQQITKAMKMVAAAKLRRAQERVIAARPFAGKIQEVLARLAAANSGVSHPLLEVREPKSIGYVLITADRGLCGGYNANIIRMAHRDLNNMQGASLITIGRKGRDYFRRRGFDIKSEFIGLGEDIPFATAKDIAQTLMDYYVKGVVDEVYLTFTEFVSAITQKPKTIKLLPVETPKEKEGTSQVDYIYEPAPDVLLGELLPKYVETTVYRALLEAKASEHGARMTAMGSATDNATEMIDKLTLSLNRARQAAITKEISEIVGGANALD, encoded by the coding sequence ATGGCAAGTGCGCGAGATATCAGGCGCAGGATTAAGAGTGTTAAGAGTACCCAGCAGATAACCAAGGCTATGAAAATGGTCGCTGCTGCAAAATTGCGCCGCGCTCAGGAACGGGTTATTGCGGCCAGACCCTTTGCCGGCAAAATACAAGAAGTGCTGGCAAGGTTAGCGGCGGCAAATTCGGGAGTTTCTCATCCCCTTTTAGAGGTGAGAGAGCCTAAAAGTATCGGGTACGTCCTTATTACCGCAGACCGGGGTCTGTGTGGCGGTTACAATGCCAACATTATAAGGATGGCCCACCGGGATTTAAATAATATGCAAGGCGCAAGCCTGATTACGATCGGCAGAAAGGGAAGGGATTATTTCCGGCGGCGCGGATTTGATATCAAATCCGAGTTTATCGGGCTAGGGGAAGATATCCCATTTGCAACGGCTAAAGACATTGCCCAGACCCTAATGGATTATTATGTAAAAGGCGTTGTTGACGAGGTTTACCTGACTTTCACAGAATTTGTTTCTGCTATTACCCAGAAGCCCAAAACCATCAAGCTCCTTCCTGTTGAAACGCCGAAGGAAAAGGAAGGAACGAGCCAGGTGGATTATATTTATGAACCGGCACCGGATGTATTGTTAGGAGAATTACTGCCCAAATATGTGGAAACAACCGTATATAGGGCCTTGCTGGAAGCTAAGGCCAGTGAACACGGCGCCAGGATGACGGCTATGGGTTCGGCGACAGACAACGCCACAGAAATGATTGACAAGCTTACTTTGTCCCTGAACCGGGCGCGACAAGCAGCCATCACCAAGGAAATTTCCGAAATCGTTGGTGGAGCAAACGCGCTGGATTAA
- the spoIIID gene encoding sporulation transcriptional regulator SpoIIID — translation MQDYIRKRVLDISNYIMDTKATVRQAAAVFGVSKSTVHKDMTERLPMINKKLAQKIREILEFNKAERHLRGGEATRKKYQEMVE, via the coding sequence ATGCAAGATTATATTCGGAAACGCGTACTTGATATAAGCAATTATATCATGGATACAAAGGCAACGGTCAGGCAAGCTGCTGCTGTATTTGGAGTCAGCAAAAGTACCGTACATAAGGATATGACGGAAAGGCTGCCGATGATAAATAAGAAGCTGGCGCAAAAGATAAGGGAAATACTGGAGTTTAACAAAGCAGAGCGTCATCTCCGCGGTGGAGAAGCAACCCGAAAAAAATATCAGGAAATGGTGGAATAG
- a CDS encoding rod-binding protein gives MRIDNNLLTSIPIKDSRRALPEPERPNFAQVLEKAQSAGGDKQIREAAQQLEALLLYQMFSAMRKTVPSTEIFGEKSFGTELFQSMFDQEVSIQAALNGAGGLGDVIYEQLAGLPKDDKEEGQSKR, from the coding sequence GTGAGAATAGATAATAACCTGCTTACCTCAATTCCTATCAAGGATAGCCGTCGGGCCCTGCCTGAACCGGAACGGCCGAATTTTGCCCAGGTCCTGGAAAAGGCCCAGTCGGCCGGTGGCGACAAACAAATCAGGGAAGCCGCCCAGCAATTGGAAGCACTGCTTTTATACCAAATGTTTTCAGCCATGCGCAAGACCGTGCCCAGTACAGAAATCTTTGGCGAGAAAAGCTTTGGTACAGAGCTTTTCCAAAGCATGTTTGATCAGGAAGTCAGCATTCAGGCAGCCCTGAACGGAGCGGGCGGGCTGGGCGATGTAATTTACGAACAGCTAGCGGGGCTGCCGAAGGACGATAAAGAAGAAGGTCAAAGTAAAAGATAA
- a CDS encoding rod shape-determining protein: MFFFGTDIGVDLGTANVLVFVKGKGIVLREPSVVAIDKLTGRIIAVGEEARKMLGRTPGNIVATRPLREGVIADYDVTEKMLKYFINKACGRSFFFRPRIMVCIPSGVTGVEERAVRQAALQAGARQAHLIEEPLAAALGAGLEISEASGSMVVDIGGGTTDIAVLSLGGIVTSESLRVGGDKFDEAIVRYIRREFNLMIGERTAEELKMTVGTAYPQGKTENTVTDIRGRDLVTGLPKTVKVSSQQTYEAMQEVIESVVSAVKEVLERTPPELSADIINKGICMTGGGSLLNGLDTLLSKETGLPVYVADDPLSCVALGTGKALNMINVLSVNNRGTKKVV; encoded by the coding sequence ATGTTTTTCTTTGGTACAGATATTGGCGTAGATTTAGGAACGGCTAACGTTCTTGTATTTGTAAAAGGAAAAGGAATTGTATTGCGGGAACCCTCTGTGGTGGCCATAGATAAATTGACGGGCCGTATCATTGCTGTCGGAGAAGAAGCCCGGAAAATGCTGGGCCGCACGCCCGGTAATATTGTAGCAACCCGGCCGCTTAGAGAAGGTGTAATAGCTGACTACGATGTAACGGAAAAAATGCTTAAATATTTTATAAATAAGGCCTGTGGGCGGAGTTTTTTCTTTCGCCCCCGGATTATGGTCTGCATTCCGTCCGGTGTAACCGGGGTGGAGGAAAGGGCTGTTCGACAGGCCGCGCTGCAGGCTGGAGCCAGACAAGCCCACCTGATCGAAGAACCTCTTGCCGCAGCTTTGGGTGCGGGCCTGGAGATTTCCGAAGCCAGCGGCAGCATGGTTGTAGATATTGGCGGAGGTACCACTGATATTGCAGTGCTCTCCCTGGGCGGAATAGTAACCAGTGAGTCCCTCAGGGTAGGTGGGGACAAGTTTGATGAGGCTATTGTCCGCTATATCAGAAGGGAATTTAACCTGATGATCGGTGAGAGAACGGCCGAAGAATTGAAGATGACAGTCGGTACTGCCTATCCGCAGGGTAAAACGGAAAATACCGTTACGGATATCAGGGGTAGGGACCTGGTTACAGGTTTGCCTAAGACCGTTAAAGTTTCCAGCCAGCAGACCTACGAGGCAATGCAGGAAGTTATCGAATCTGTTGTCAGCGCCGTTAAGGAAGTCCTGGAAAGAACTCCTCCGGAACTCTCCGCAGATATTATAAATAAAGGTATTTGTATGACCGGAGGAGGCTCGCTGCTGAACGGCCTGGATACTTTGCTGAGTAAGGAGACGGGGCTGCCTGTATATGTGGCTGATGATCCCCTGTCCTGCGTAGCATTGGGGACAGGAAAGGCCCTAAATATGATTAATGTATTATCAGTAAATAACCGTGGTACAAAAAAGGTAGTTTAA
- a CDS encoding flagellar hook-basal body protein yields the protein MLQALWSASSGMLGQQLAMDSIANNLANVNTTGYKKSRVEFQDLLYSEMRAPGKKTLRGEIIPTGFQTGNGVRPAGTPVIFGQGIIQQTDNPLDLAIEGNAFFAVRRPDGSLAYTRDGSFKLDAKGTLVTADGSKVLDENLNPLTFDSPQSLKIDNAGAILEQQAVGRIPGFVFEAANKLEKVEDGYFRPTRESGKALPAEQNNKEGRDLYFQVLLPDGKVAYTKETQVSVDKNGRLITEKGYPIVPEVYLRLADGSVTLDKEGNLTAAVQVGKLRLVKFVNPAGLNKIGSNMYAESVNSGAATVAGPADYTLRSSALEGSNVEVAEEMVNMIIANRAYELSSRSIRTSDEMLGMANQLLKR from the coding sequence ATGTTACAGGCGTTATGGTCAGCAAGCTCCGGTATGCTGGGCCAGCAGTTGGCTATGGACTCTATAGCCAATAACCTGGCCAACGTGAACACTACCGGCTATAAAAAGTCCAGAGTAGAGTTTCAGGACTTGCTTTATTCTGAAATGCGCGCTCCCGGCAAAAAGACTTTGCGGGGAGAAATCATTCCCACCGGATTCCAGACGGGTAACGGTGTCCGGCCGGCGGGTACGCCGGTTATCTTTGGACAGGGCATAATTCAACAGACTGATAACCCGTTGGACCTCGCCATTGAAGGGAATGCCTTCTTTGCAGTAAGGCGCCCGGACGGCAGCCTTGCTTATACCAGGGACGGCTCTTTTAAACTGGACGCAAAGGGAACACTGGTAACGGCTGACGGGTCCAAGGTCCTTGATGAAAACCTTAACCCCCTGACCTTTGACAGCCCGCAATCTTTGAAGATAGACAACGCGGGAGCCATTTTGGAACAACAAGCAGTGGGCAGAATACCCGGATTTGTTTTCGAGGCGGCAAATAAACTGGAAAAAGTAGAAGACGGTTATTTCCGGCCGACCAGGGAGTCCGGCAAGGCTTTGCCTGCAGAACAGAACAATAAGGAAGGAAGGGACCTTTATTTTCAAGTTTTACTGCCCGACGGGAAGGTGGCTTACACCAAGGAAACTCAGGTCAGCGTTGATAAGAACGGCAGGCTGATTACGGAGAAGGGGTACCCCATTGTGCCGGAAGTTTATCTCCGGTTGGCCGATGGGTCTGTGACCCTTGACAAGGAGGGTAACCTTACGGCTGCAGTACAGGTGGGCAAGCTACGGCTGGTCAAGTTTGTCAACCCAGCCGGGTTAAATAAAATTGGCTCGAATATGTATGCCGAATCGGTGAATTCCGGCGCAGCCACTGTAGCGGGACCAGCCGATTATACACTGAGGAGTTCAGCATTGGAAGGCTCCAATGTGGAGGTGGCGGAAGAAATGGTCAACATGATCATTGCCAACCGGGCCTACGAATTGAGCTCCAGGTCCATCAGGACTTCAGATGAAATGCTGGGGATGGCCAATCAACTACTCAAGCGGTAG
- the spoIID gene encoding stage II sporulation protein D, with protein sequence MKKLIWAVLFMFVLATVLIPAVINWPAANHDMERGLLNEYAGKPLTVNVYISARKKTVAIPLEEYLIGVVAAEMPANFETEALKAQAVAARTYTIRRMLMVDPDLHPGTQGAKLCDRPTHCQAWFSSEELKKKWGMFKYPLYIYKIKKAVQETKGKVLVYNNQLADPVYHGSCGGAGTEKSGNVWKYDIPYLQAVKCQWDDLTKPGLINKTTVSVKEFAALLNLPGKVEAIIPLLKNGIYSKNKRLISVKSGSEVISGNAFRTKLGLASSVFSWEIKGDKVTFTTKGKGHGVGMCQYGANGMAKAGKNYREILAYYYKGTQISSLVKFVPK encoded by the coding sequence ATGAAAAAACTGATTTGGGCAGTATTATTTATGTTTGTTTTGGCTACCGTATTAATTCCGGCAGTAATAAATTGGCCTGCGGCAAATCACGACATGGAGCGGGGGCTGCTCAATGAATACGCAGGAAAACCTTTAACTGTAAATGTTTATATCAGTGCCAGGAAAAAAACGGTGGCGATACCTTTGGAAGAATACCTCATCGGCGTTGTGGCCGCTGAAATGCCGGCAAATTTTGAAACAGAAGCCTTAAAAGCGCAAGCTGTTGCGGCAAGAACATATACAATCAGGAGAATGCTGATGGTTGATCCGGATTTACATCCAGGTACTCAGGGGGCCAAATTGTGCGACCGCCCAACCCACTGTCAGGCCTGGTTTTCCAGTGAGGAATTAAAAAAGAAGTGGGGTATGTTCAAGTATCCTTTATACATTTATAAAATAAAAAAAGCAGTGCAGGAAACAAAAGGAAAAGTTCTCGTCTATAACAACCAATTAGCTGACCCTGTTTACCACGGGTCCTGCGGAGGGGCGGGAACAGAAAAATCGGGAAACGTGTGGAAATATGACATACCATATTTGCAGGCCGTAAAGTGCCAATGGGACGACCTCACAAAACCGGGATTAATTAATAAGACTACTGTTTCGGTAAAAGAGTTCGCAGCCTTATTAAACCTGCCCGGTAAAGTTGAAGCAATAATCCCTTTATTGAAAAACGGGATCTATTCAAAAAACAAACGCCTAATTTCAGTAAAATCAGGGAGTGAAGTTATTTCCGGCAACGCCTTTCGGACCAAATTAGGTCTTGCATCATCTGTCTTTTCGTGGGAAATAAAAGGCGACAAAGTTACATTTACAACTAAGGGCAAAGGACATGGAGTTGGCATGTGTCAATACGGCGCCAACGGCATGGCCAAAGCAGGGAAAAACTACCGGGAAATTCTTGCTTATTACTATAAAGGAACACAAATCAGCAGTCTTGTGAAATTTGTGCCAAAGTAA
- a CDS encoding LCP family protein, whose translation MFQMGRTRQMCTRLLVIIGLLAFVATTTVYYIDEKLRYEPRISSRAAVTEKKPLPGHWLRTVPDPEKPGSDGSDKEKNSDKENRALREDVSFRHLNKALNAINILYIWTDKANLKVVSIMTLNKTSRRPALVVIPLGTVLGENGETLQDIYAAEGKVGMIKRLENRLETEIDNYVHINNEALYEISDILGPLQLGNERIAMAKVLEESAKGLRPNDERIVRAVAKQAIKPTTLVKFPAIVKVFKQHVESDISVQQVLQLLQYTRQMDINNMRKQALPGREICSEGKRRQLVAADTWQNILYDLTNQ comes from the coding sequence GTGTTTCAAATGGGCAGAACCAGGCAAATGTGTACCAGGCTTTTGGTGATTATCGGCTTGTTGGCCTTTGTTGCCACGACAACGGTTTATTACATAGATGAAAAGTTGCGCTATGAACCCAGGATATCGTCACGGGCCGCCGTTACAGAGAAAAAGCCTTTACCCGGGCATTGGCTGCGGACGGTCCCGGACCCCGAAAAGCCGGGATCAGACGGCTCAGATAAAGAGAAAAATTCAGATAAAGAAAATAGGGCATTGAGGGAAGACGTATCCTTTCGCCACCTGAATAAGGCTTTAAACGCAATAAATATTTTATACATCTGGACGGACAAGGCCAATTTAAAGGTTGTATCTATAATGACCCTGAATAAAACCAGTAGACGACCGGCTTTGGTAGTGATACCTCTCGGTACTGTCCTGGGAGAAAACGGGGAGACTCTCCAGGATATTTATGCAGCCGAGGGAAAAGTAGGCATGATTAAACGGTTAGAAAACCGTCTGGAAACAGAGATAGATAATTATGTACACATAAACAATGAAGCTTTGTATGAAATAAGTGATATCCTTGGGCCTTTGCAGTTAGGAAATGAAAGGATTGCCATGGCGAAGGTCCTGGAAGAATCGGCCAAAGGGCTACGGCCAAATGACGAAAGAATTGTGCGTGCTGTAGCCAAACAGGCTATCAAACCTACAACTTTGGTCAAATTTCCGGCTATCGTCAAAGTATTCAAACAACACGTGGAAAGTGATATATCCGTTCAACAGGTACTACAGTTACTGCAATATACAAGACAAATGGATATAAACAACATGCGCAAGCAAGCCCTGCCCGGGCGTGAAATATGTTCAGAAGGGAAACGCCGCCAATTGGTGGCCGCCGATACCTGGCAGAACATTTTATATGACTTGACCAATCAATAA
- the atpD gene encoding F0F1 ATP synthase subunit beta, protein MNVGKVVQVVGPAVDIEFEPGKLPNIYNAIVIRSADQDEKKSTVDINVTLEVMQHLGNNMCRCVAMSSTDGLVRGMKAIDTGAPITVPVGRPALGRLMNVLGDSIDHKGPIESDVKYPIHRPAPAFEDQETATEILETGIKVVDLLAPYAKGGKIGLFGGAGVGKTVLIMELIRNIAYEHGGFSVFAGVGERTREGNDLYHEMIAGGVIDKTAMVFGQMNEPPGARLRVALTGLTVAEFFRDEEGQDVLLFIDNIFRFTQAGSEVSALLGRMPSAVGYQPTLATEMGQLQERITSTKKGSITSVQAIYVPADDLTDPAPATAFAHLDATTVLSRQIAELGIYPAVDPLDSTSRVLDPRIVGEEHYRVARDVQNILQRYKELQDIIAILGMDELSDEDKLIVARARKIQRFLSQPFFVAETFTGTPGKYVPLKETIRGFKEIVEGKHDSIPEGAFLMAGTIDEVVARAKELEGSE, encoded by the coding sequence ATGAACGTAGGTAAAGTAGTACAGGTAGTTGGACCGGCCGTAGACATTGAGTTCGAACCCGGTAAACTGCCAAATATATACAATGCCATTGTCATTAGATCTGCTGACCAGGACGAAAAGAAATCTACAGTTGATATTAATGTAACTCTTGAAGTCATGCAGCATCTCGGTAACAATATGTGTCGTTGTGTTGCCATGAGTTCAACCGATGGTCTTGTCAGAGGTATGAAGGCCATAGATACCGGCGCACCTATCACCGTTCCCGTCGGACGTCCGGCTCTTGGCCGGTTGATGAACGTCCTTGGGGATTCTATTGACCATAAGGGGCCAATTGAGTCAGATGTCAAATATCCGATTCACCGGCCCGCACCTGCATTTGAAGACCAAGAAACCGCTACAGAAATACTGGAAACGGGTATAAAGGTCGTTGACCTGTTAGCTCCTTACGCAAAGGGTGGTAAAATCGGGCTCTTCGGTGGCGCCGGTGTTGGAAAAACCGTATTAATTATGGAGCTTATCCGGAACATTGCTTATGAGCACGGCGGATTCTCCGTTTTTGCCGGTGTTGGTGAGCGTACCCGCGAAGGTAATGACCTCTACCACGAAATGATTGCCGGTGGAGTTATTGACAAGACGGCAATGGTGTTCGGTCAGATGAATGAACCGCCGGGCGCCCGTCTTCGGGTTGCTTTGACCGGCTTGACTGTAGCCGAATTTTTCCGTGATGAAGAGGGACAGGACGTTCTTCTCTTTATCGACAACATTTTCCGTTTCACCCAGGCCGGTTCTGAGGTTTCTGCGCTACTGGGCCGGATGCCGTCTGCGGTTGGTTACCAGCCGACACTGGCCACAGAAATGGGTCAGTTGCAGGAGCGTATTACATCAACTAAAAAGGGTTCCATCACATCGGTTCAGGCCATTTACGTGCCTGCCGATGACCTGACCGACCCCGCTCCGGCCACAGCATTTGCCCACCTGGACGCTACAACGGTTCTTTCCCGGCAAATAGCCGAGTTGGGTATTTACCCGGCTGTGGACCCCCTTGATTCCACTTCCCGGGTACTTGACCCGAGAATTGTTGGCGAAGAACATTACCGGGTAGCCCGTGATGTCCAGAACATTCTCCAGAGATATAAAGAATTGCAGGACATCATCGCGATTCTCGGTATGGACGAATTGTCCGATGAAGATAAACTTATTGTTGCTCGGGCCAGAAAGATTCAGAGATTCTTGTCGCAGCCCTTCTTCGTTGCGGAAACCTTTACCGGAACACCAGGTAAATATGTTCCATTAAAAGAAACTATCCGTGGGTTTAAAGAAATTGTCGAAGGAAAACACGACTCAATTCCTGAAGGAGCATTCCTGATGGCAGGGACTATCGATGAGGTTGTAGCGAGGGCCAAAGAGCTAGAGGGAAGTGAGTAA
- a CDS encoding F0F1 ATP synthase subunit epsilon → MADKQVKVEIVTPERIVFSEEVEFVVVPGEEGYLGILANHAPIVAALKIGVMKVIQNQKEIKLAISGGFMEVSKNKLVVLADTAERGDEIDVARARAAKERAEQRLASRTHDIDLVRAELALRRAIARIKAAGYEV, encoded by the coding sequence ATGGCCGACAAGCAGGTAAAAGTTGAGATAGTTACTCCGGAGCGCATCGTTTTTTCAGAAGAGGTGGAATTCGTTGTCGTTCCCGGAGAAGAGGGTTATCTCGGTATCCTGGCCAACCATGCCCCAATTGTGGCAGCGCTCAAAATTGGGGTTATGAAGGTTATCCAAAATCAAAAAGAAATAAAACTTGCTATTAGTGGCGGTTTTATGGAAGTAAGCAAAAATAAACTTGTTGTACTGGCTGATACAGCCGAGCGGGGCGACGAAATTGACGTCGCACGGGCCAGGGCGGCTAAAGAAAGAGCAGAACAGAGACTTGCCAGCCGGACCCACGATATTGACCTCGTTCGGGCTGAGCTGGCCTTACGCAGGGCTATCGCCCGTATCAAAGCAGCCGGCTACGAAGTTTAG